GAGTATCTGCAGTTTCCTGAGTCTTCCAGGAAGTGGTGTCATCTTGTTAATGGTTACGGTTAGCCCTGTGTAAAGAGCGGAAGTTCCTGAGAAAGTCAACAGTTGATGTATTTGAATATGGCCTATATTGCTCTGCTGCTTTAACCCCCTGCCTTGTGGAAATGGGTTCGATGAGCATATTAAAACGCGAACATCTGGCCACCAGTTCAGCATTGGTTATGAAATTGATCTCCCAGTGTGCTGCCTTTTTCTAAACACCAGCCACAGTAGCATACTTACCCAAAGTTTGGATATTTTGGATATTATCTTAGTATTCATACTTTAGAAtatattgtaaaaatgtttggGTTGTTTAAGCCACTGGAATAGAGAAACAAGCTGCAATTAGGTCTCAAATAGTTAATAACTGAACAGACTTGAACTTTCTTGACATCTAAGAAAGTAAATGGGTTCTGTTACGCTAATGTCTTGAacagttctgttttttattctcaCTTGAATCTAATTGCAGAGCAGGCATCCAGCTGAAGTTGCGTTtcgtgtttttcctttttccctcTCTCACCTTTGTCCCAATTGCTCAAGGTGTTGCTGAAGACAGATTGTTCAGTTGCAAAGCACGAGGTACTGACGGTAAAAGAAAGTAACACGATGCGATCCATCATGCATCCAGTCAAATAAATTGTTACTGCAGTTAAATATTTGTTGTTACTATGATTAACCTATATAAAGGTCATTTATTGTTGTGCTGCAGATATGTGGAGAGTTGGTTAGGTTTTTGAATATTTGATTATTACTATATAAAACAACTGAGTGAGTTTAAGAAAGGTATTTGAGGTAGTACTGTGTGTTCTTCTGTGTCCTTAGTTAGATTTATTGCCTGGAGTAAGTTGTGGATAATGCACCACTCTTACGTCGGGGCAGATGGGCTAGTCTGAGCGCCTCACAAGAATTTTTACTTTCTCCCTCAAGCACagagcagttaaaaaaaaaaaaaaaaatcagaattatTGTGCTTTTGCTGTACCAgaagaaatacaatcaaaagactTTAATCTTGGATAATCTTTGCCAGTGGAAGATTTTGTGGGATGggccttgtgtttttttaaacatgtcagTGCCTGCGCTGGGCTCTGCtgactttgtgtgtgtatgagaggGTTTGTGTGTATGCTGGTCTCTGTATGCCTGTTTGGCTGTGGAGGAGTGGCTGAGTTTGACGTCACCCACTACGGAGTGTCACACCATTCTCAACACAAAGTGGCTTCCTCTTGACTAGCGCGTTCATACAGCAACGCAGCAGCAGTTTTTTCTAGCAGGATGTGGCGAAGAATTCTGGCTTAACCAGGACAGCAACTTAGTTTGGACCACACATTTGGAACTTAAAGAGGACTATAAAGATATTTTTGGGGCATCAGTTTTTGttggttgctgttttttttttaaacttctctgCTTTACTTTTAGAGAGCAGGTAGTTACAGTTTTTTCACCTTCATCTGTAAGAATAGGAAATGCCTACTGTGAGTAGGTATATAAGTTTTCGGTCATCAAAACGGTTTAAATTTACCAGGTAAGCtggtctgtgttgttgttttttgttctttaagaTGGAAAGCTTACTCatatttgtcctgtatcattgtcattgatgtgttttatggatttaggttcattttgtttgCATTCCGCTGTAGTCTTTAGGTGATTTTGTGGATCATTTGTTCCTGGTCAGGGACGTGCCATGGCCTTGGAAGAGCTTATTCAGTGTAGTAAATCCAGTAACTATTAGAAgactatttttttcccacactttATGGAGAGGATTGTCAGTTTTAGAACACAAACCTATGTCGATGAGATTGTAAAACAACCCGGAGGTGTGATTGCACAGCCTGAGTGCTGACGCAACTTAcatcaataaaacttttttatttggaaattaCATTGTATAGCCCATTGTCAACTATCAGTCCAGTCAGATTTTATTCTGAGTAGAAAGGTTGTGATTATAAAATGTCTAACATGAATAAGGAGTTCTATTCTGATCTCAAGATGATGTAAAATATGGTATGTGCTGTTGTACAAGCATTGAATGATGCAGTTATTTGTTACCAGATGTACAAGTCTaatgtgtttttgcagaatttaaTGACAATTAGAGGCATTTGAGTGGTGGTCGGCTTGATTACCACACTGACTTattcttgtttgtttattcttATTTGGTTTTGCTCTGTTATCAGAAGTCTGTTGTATCTGCTTTAAGTGTTTGGCTTCCTGTTTAATAGTTGTGGTATGCCTATGTGCTATTTTTGAATGTATGCTGCTACAGAGGTGATGAGTTTTATCAGTTGCTGCTCACACTGATAATTGAATCATGGTCAAGTTGCAAGTAATTATGCCATAAACGTTTTCCAGTAACTCTCACAAAAGAAATTCTGTGTGATCATTGTTGTATCTGCACATGAAAGggattgtaaaaaaatatacagcatGTTGCTaaatctgtacttttttttttttattttcttccccCTCATGTCCAGCAGCTACCCAGTAGAGAGCAGTGGTGGCGGGCTGCCAGCCAAAGTGAAGAAAAGCAGGAGCAGCAATGGCAgcatcaagaaggtggaggctAGGAAGGCTTTGAGCTTGGAGGCGGCGCAGCTCGAGATCCAGCAACAGCACAAAACCCTCACCAGACAAGTAGCCATCAGGTAGGATTCATGGGGAAAGGTTTTCAATTGTATAAACGGTTATAAGATATTTTTAGGGCTAAAAATTAACTCAAAATATCTTGCATAAAGCTTTACATACATATACAGTGGTGGTAAGAGGTCACCTTAATTACACATCAACTTCAATTGCTTAAGTTAACATTTAAGATGAAATGGATGAAAGTAATAAACTTTTAAACTCTTCAAAtctttatatatgtatatctttcattttatttattttaaatctgtcAGTGTCTTGCAACGCTTGTAATTACACGTTTGATGTTGTAGAGAGTTGTAGCTTTCCTGAACCTGTATCACAAGACCTGCCCCAACTGTCAGCTGGTGCTCAGCTGTGACACACACATGACTGCACAGCCTTTGTAGGCTGACTGTTTTCTCACATGATTCAAATGTTTGAGATAGATTTGTGATATTTGCTGGCAGCAGAGATGCAGAGCAATCTTCAAGGCAGTTGCTACCTACTTGTGTGATCATTGAGAACGCTCTCCTATACCAATTAAGCAGTTTTGAGCGCCCGCTGCAGGAACAATGCCATCGATGTCAATGAAGTCCTTATTGACAGACAAATGTGGCACCATTTCATCTggaattaaataattttattagCAGATGTTCACCCTGCTCTGCCATGATGGCCTTCGCTTTTTAAAGGCATTCATATGTTTGTTTTCTCGTAGTATTAAAGTTATACTCGTTTATAGCACCCACAACAAGGTTTTTGCGCAGCACAGATGGTGTAAAAGATTTCTTGAGAAGAGTCTCATgtgaaaaagagatgaaaagacATATCCTCTAATAGACTGAAGTGTGCAGTCATGTTGTTTCTATCTTCTAACATTACCACAGTCCTGTTGAAACAAGACTTTCACTAACCTGACAGGTATGCTCTTTGTCTCTGCAGGTCGCAGACATTTGATGTTGACAGCAAAGGCTTTGAGAAGACGGAGAGTACTGGCACACAAAGTGTAAGTCCACCTAAACTTTTAACAGCACAGCACAGATCTCTGTTGTACTTTCAGTGCACCATAATATGAAtggttttgctttcattttttttaaaaagcatcctCTCCTTTCATTTTCAGAGTTTCATTAAGCACAACAAGACATTCCACAAGTTGTTTCCAGACATTCCTGAAAGTGAAGACTTGATACATGGTAGGTGAACAAAAAGTAGCAAGAATGAGGGacttaaatgaaaataatttgtatgaaattaacttttttgtgattcatttttttcccagcGTACATCTGTGCCCTGCTGAAGGAAGTGCCCTACCATGGTCGACTGTACATCACGGACACCAATGCCTGTTTCTATTCCTCAGTTTTGCTTAAAGACACCAAGGTAGGCATCAGTTCAGGTCTGACCTGCTGTTCTTTTAAGCTGAGTGATTTGACTAATTTTGGTTTTTGTGCACTGCTGTGTGGTTTTGCAGGTAGTGATTCCAATTTCCAGCATCTACATAGTGAAGAAGCAGAATACAGCTTTGCTGGTACCCAACGCCTTGTCGATTCGGACCACTGAAGGAGAAAAGGTCCGTTTCTCACATTAGCACAATCCTTAACATCTGTGAAGTGCATATAGTCTCTTTAATGACTAGTGATGCTCAAAGTTAAATGTAACACTTGTTCAATGACATTTAACTCTGCTATTGATGTTATCTAACCAATTACTGGATTAACTTATGATGCTGGTTCACTACCAGGGCAGATGGCTAATATTCCTGCTTTCTCTTCCTTCTCATTGTTCAGTTTCTCTTTGTGTCGCTGCGAAACAGAGAATCATGTTATCAGCTCCTGCGGTCAGTCTGTCCTCAGATAGAGGTGAGCTACTCAGGTTAAAGgttaaagaactcaaaaaaaaaatcaaaagtttTGCATCTGATTGAAATGTGGTAGAACTGCAGCGTAAAACGTACATGACATTAGCACAAATGCATTACTGTCAGATTGTTGCCTTAAGCCTGTAAAAGTACACTGTGTCAAGCTCTACTTAGCTGTGACTTTGAAGGCATTTCAACACGGTGCTTGTTTGGAAGAGACGCCACCCTGCTGTTATAGACCTCTTAGTTTGTTCCTTCTATATTGTACCTAAAATGTCTTGGGGTATGCAGACTTTAAACTGTATTTGTTAGAACTGACAACATGATGACATATTTTGACTTTCTCTGTTACAGGACGGCAGCACAAATAGTAGCCCTGTCTTCTCTTCTGCTGAAACCAGCTTTGATAAGAGCAAACCTGTGGTAAGAGAACTTTCCTCCACGTCAACAAATGTAAATAAGCATTTTTATATAGCTCATGTCATAGGGTTGAAGTTGTATTGATTTGTCTTTTGACTCTCATCAACAGACCTCAAGCCAGTCCAGTCTAGACGACAGCTTCGACCAGTTCGATGGCTCTGAATCTCAGTCTTTTCAGGACCAACCTCTCTTCAGACCACACAGAGGTGAGAATTCAACACTAATTCCCAATAAAACGAATTATACTAGACATTGCATATTCCTAGAATGATCATGGATGAAAGAGACTTGTTGATGCATAATATTTTGTAAGGAGCTCATAAATGCTAACTAATGGAAATCTGTGTCTTCCTTCTGCAGAGGCAGTGCCTAATGGAAACGGCTCCACATTTAACAGCCTGCATATGCACCAGAGTGATAGCTCATCGTCAGAGGAGCTGTCTGTATCAGGTAATGCATGCACGGATTACCAGTTAACATTAGTTTTAAGTCCTGCAAAACTCAAACTGATCACTGAAATGGCTGGTAGAGTAGGAATCATTTTAGTCTTGATACACCCAGGTTGATGGTTAGGTTGACATCTATATATAAAACCATGCATAGTCCCTCAGAAACCTACCTCTTCTTTTTAAACATGACATATGTTTTTCTCATTCTCTACAGTTGATGACAAAATATGCACGATATGTTGGATAAATAAAAgctacataaaataaatatgcatCTTAGATCCTTAGTATTCAAGCTATGTGTACCTTTCATTTTCCCTTTCAGGTGGATCATGGGTGTGGAATGTGACTGAAAAAGCCAAGTCCCTGCTGGTTCAGAGAGAGGCCAGCACCCTCAACACACTACTCTTCATTTACTTGATTTTGTAAGTAGCACGTCCATTTTCTAGTCTGTTCTATCTCTTCCTTTAATCCAGTGCCTTATCTTCTTTGTGCTAATCTAAAGCTGATCCTTGCCGTGAAAGTCACAATCCTTGAAGGAATggttgagaatttttttttctgggggTTACACAGTAGGTTGTTTTGTAGAATCTTTTTACAATTGCAAAGAAGTccagctttgtttttgtttttctgttactGTTATCATCAACTGTTGTTAAGATAaaatagactttattgatctcacaaaggagaaatttactgttacagggctcttaggaacaaaaacagaagagtgcaaaaagtcacgaaagtacaagataataaatattgcacataataacaactacacagtagtgttatacagtcatAAGAGGTTCTCCAGGAACCTGTGAGAAGTTCCAGTAATACATAACTTGGccatttacattattaaaaagGCTGTAAGCTCTTACTGACTTGTCATTGTTAATATGTTACAGggttgtgctgctgctgctgtcttcaggATACATTGGTTTGCGTATTGTAGCCTTGGAGGAACAGCTGACATCCCTAGGTGCACTGCCAGAGTTCACCTTACAGAGCGGGTACGATGTCTTTCACTTTTGATTTTAGTCTTTTGTTCTTCTCTGCTGAGCAGTTTGTATGCCGCATAACAACCACCTTGCAATTAAAGCTAAGTTGAGGAAAGTCAGCCTTATTTGTACCCAAAACACCTGCCTTATCATCTGATGTCTTTACTCACTAATgggatgttttaaaaaataagaaaaaaaaaaaaaaaaaagcagcatacATTGATTTTGCAATGTTGTGATTGGGCGTGTTTGCATAATGTGCTAATCCAGTTGATCTACATTGATATTCATTTTGATCAAGTGTTTACTCAGTTACATAATTGGTTTTGTTCTCCTTCAAGGAAACGGGAAATTAATTCCTGTAAAGGGTGTAGCCTGACTACCAAGCAACTAAGTGGTTGACTGTTGCTCCTTGGCTGTTGCTATGCCACTCAACCGCTTCCCTCTCTTTTCACAGgtaccacaaagacacatagCCTAACACTCGGCAACTGAAGGAGAGAATGGTTGACTCATGATTGGAAGATTATTTTGGCCTCTTCCCAGCAGAACCTGGCGGGGGATAACTTCAATGTACTCAGACTCTGGTCTCAACATGGCGGTTCTGTTACATAGAGGAAGAGTGGCCAACCTGTGCAATTTCAGAAACAACTTGTTGACTTGAAGGGCTAGACTTCCTCCCCGTGCAGTAAACTAAAGGACATGCCACGTCTTAGTCTCATAGAGCCAAGCCAAAATGTATACACACTGCCTGGCTGCAGTGTGTCTGTTGTTCAAACCAAAGCCAAACGGCTCTAACGCAGCAAGGTGCCACACTGGCCAAATTGATGGCCACTTTCTTGGCAGAAACTGTTCCACATCTGTGAACTCATGTTGTCCATGGTCCTCTTCTACCTGAGCATGCAGTCTGAACAGGGCTTTACCAATCAGCATTAGCCTGCTGTAGTGCTTATTTTTGCACCTCGGCTCCAGAGACATCATGCTATGCATAGCCAAAGATGCACACAGTGCACGTCGTTTGCATGAGTGCACAGAGATGacttaaaacattttcatatttacCCCTCCATCTCTCAGTAGTATGTTCAAGCCTGTCTTGatctttaaattcatttttgtgGTACTTCAAATTCCTAATCAGCTGTGGGTTGAAATGATGATGTCTGAAATTTCAAGTTCAGATCAGCCCACAGGGGCGAGATACTTTCCTGATGGTCTTatactttctctctttctccaatCAGTAATGATTGCAGTATTACTTTCCTCGTCTTTGGCATGATTTAAACCTGTTTAATGATCAATGCTCAGAGGTTATTTTCACTCCAGTCTCTACTGGATGAATGCATCATCAATGCACAAATACTTAGTACAGTAGGAAATGAGGAGGTTGTCTCAGAGGCATAGACATGTTTTTGTGTACAACTTTTCTATGACTTCGGTCTTCAAGAGTAGATTTAAGATCTGTCTGGTTCAGATGTCTTGTTGATGTACTGTCTACCAGAAAAATGACCATCCCGTGTTAGAGTACAGACCTCTCTCTGTTTGACAGGCCTCTTGAGGACCAAGTGGcatttctagtttttttttttttcttcttcaggttATTTAAAGTAGCACCAATAATGTATTTCTAATGTTCATGTATGTGTCTGCAATATCGACACTTGACTGATACTGTATATGCATTCTTACTCTTACCACCTGAAGAGGAGAATTTAGAACCACACTTGCTGTACGGTCCAAgttttaaacagcaaaacaagtgGTCCCAAAAAGAAATTTCAATATGCAACAAATTATTATGCATGGCAAAATGTAATTTATCTTTGTGTGCAGTTTTTAAGTGGAGCTTGATGTTTGTGGGAAAGAAATTGTgtaaggaaacaaaaaaaaaacaaaatatgtgaGTGAAAGAAATGGCTCAAGTGAGCGAGCgcactttaaaaaatgtgttgtgcCTGTCACAATCCAAGACATGGATTGAGGAAAATATGGCAAAGCTGGCATTCTGTGGTATCTGACGGTGCTAagaccttttttaaattgttttcacTCAGGGGTGGTGGGTGCTACCTGCCAAGTGGTTTTAGGTTGTcaacttttttgtttcatttcagtcttGTGCTCATGATGGGTTTCACATTCTGTACGTTGTTGGTGGTTTCTCTATCCCTTTGAGAAACACCATTTTTCATTGAGTTCACTTTACTAATCGATCCGACTGTGTTGAGCTTCTCAGAatgcttgctttttttttctttttcccctcttATGATCCTTTTAAATCAACCTAACACATATCCATGATTTAATGTCACCCTCATTCTGGAAGCTCTTCTTGGCAAGTTGTAGTGAATTAATTTACTCTTGCTCTATCCTCAGTCAGGAGAGTtaattctaatatttagcaAAGGTTTTTGTCATCATGCCATATACAGTACTGTCAGTTCTTATAACCTCCCACCAGGGAGCAGCACACACAATAACTGTCCTTTAAACAGACTCAATTCAAGAATCCTAATGAGGGCGGAATTTGTGTGGTTTTGCACTATTCAAAGTGTTGTAAAtaattttgtatcatttgttaATGTCCTTAATTCGACTATGGTcc
This region of Acanthochromis polyacanthus isolate Apoly-LR-REF ecotype Palm Island chromosome 4, KAUST_Apoly_ChrSc, whole genome shotgun sequence genomic DNA includes:
- the si:zfos-943e10.1 gene encoding GRAM domain-containing protein 2B isoform X4 produces the protein MEKGKGLLKKRGAAAGSQSSQDLRSYPVESSGGGLPAKVKKSRSSNGSIKKVEARKALSLEAAQLEIQQQHKTLTRQVAIRSQTFDVDSKGFEKTESTGTQSSFIKHNKTFHKLFPDIPESEDLIHAYICALLKEVPYHGRLYITDTNACFYSSVLLKDTKVVIPISSIYIVKKQNTALLVPNALSIRTTEGEKFLFVSLRNRESCYQLLRSVCPQIEDGSTNSSPVFSSAETSFDKSKPVTSSQSSLDDSFDQFDGSESQSFQDQPLFRPHREAVPNGNGSTFNSLHMHQSDSSSSEELSVSGGSWVWNVTEKAKSLLVQREASTLNTLLFIYLILVVLLLLSSGYIGLRIVALEEQLTSLGALPEFTLQSGYHKDT
- the si:zfos-943e10.1 gene encoding GRAM domain-containing protein 2B isoform X2, giving the protein MLENKRERLKTFLRKIDEKAIVRIKHFMKESYPVESSGGGLPAKVKKSRSSNGSIKKVEARKALSLEAAQLEIQQQHKTLTRQVAIRSQTFDVDSKGFEKTESTGTQSSFIKHNKTFHKLFPDIPESEDLIHAYICALLKEVPYHGRLYITDTNACFYSSVLLKDTKVVIPISSIYIVKKQNTALLVPNALSIRTTEGEKFLFVSLRNRESCYQLLRSVCPQIEDGSTNSSPVFSSAETSFDKSKPVTSSQSSLDDSFDQFDGSESQSFQDQPLFRPHREAVPNGNGSTFNSLHMHQSDSSSSEELSVSGGSWVWNVTEKAKSLLVQREASTLNTLLFIYLILVVLLLLSSGYIGLRIVALEEQLTSLGALPEFTLQSGYHKDT
- the si:zfos-943e10.1 gene encoding GRAM domain-containing protein 2B isoform X1, which produces MLENKRERLKTFLRKIDEKAIVRIKHFMKESSYPVESSGGGLPAKVKKSRSSNGSIKKVEARKALSLEAAQLEIQQQHKTLTRQVAIRSQTFDVDSKGFEKTESTGTQSSFIKHNKTFHKLFPDIPESEDLIHAYICALLKEVPYHGRLYITDTNACFYSSVLLKDTKVVIPISSIYIVKKQNTALLVPNALSIRTTEGEKFLFVSLRNRESCYQLLRSVCPQIEDGSTNSSPVFSSAETSFDKSKPVTSSQSSLDDSFDQFDGSESQSFQDQPLFRPHREAVPNGNGSTFNSLHMHQSDSSSSEELSVSGGSWVWNVTEKAKSLLVQREASTLNTLLFIYLILVVLLLLSSGYIGLRIVALEEQLTSLGALPEFTLQSGYHKDT
- the si:zfos-943e10.1 gene encoding GRAM domain-containing protein 2B isoform X3; this translates as MEKGKGLLKKRGAAAGSQSSQDLRSSYPVESSGGGLPAKVKKSRSSNGSIKKVEARKALSLEAAQLEIQQQHKTLTRQVAIRSQTFDVDSKGFEKTESTGTQSSFIKHNKTFHKLFPDIPESEDLIHAYICALLKEVPYHGRLYITDTNACFYSSVLLKDTKVVIPISSIYIVKKQNTALLVPNALSIRTTEGEKFLFVSLRNRESCYQLLRSVCPQIEDGSTNSSPVFSSAETSFDKSKPVTSSQSSLDDSFDQFDGSESQSFQDQPLFRPHREAVPNGNGSTFNSLHMHQSDSSSSEELSVSGGSWVWNVTEKAKSLLVQREASTLNTLLFIYLILVVLLLLSSGYIGLRIVALEEQLTSLGALPEFTLQSGYHKDT
- the si:zfos-943e10.1 gene encoding GRAM domain-containing protein 2B isoform X6, with translation MPTVSRYISFRSSKRFKFTSYPVESSGGGLPAKVKKSRSSNGSIKKVEARKALSLEAAQLEIQQQHKTLTRQVAIRSQTFDVDSKGFEKTESTGTQSSFIKHNKTFHKLFPDIPESEDLIHAYICALLKEVPYHGRLYITDTNACFYSSVLLKDTKVVIPISSIYIVKKQNTALLVPNALSIRTTEGEKFLFVSLRNRESCYQLLRSVCPQIEDGSTNSSPVFSSAETSFDKSKPVTSSQSSLDDSFDQFDGSESQSFQDQPLFRPHREAVPNGNGSTFNSLHMHQSDSSSSEELSVSGGSWVWNVTEKAKSLLVQREASTLNTLLFIYLILVVLLLLSSGYIGLRIVALEEQLTSLGALPEFTLQSGYHKDT
- the si:zfos-943e10.1 gene encoding GRAM domain-containing protein 2B isoform X5 — its product is MPTVSRYISFRSSKRFKFTSSYPVESSGGGLPAKVKKSRSSNGSIKKVEARKALSLEAAQLEIQQQHKTLTRQVAIRSQTFDVDSKGFEKTESTGTQSSFIKHNKTFHKLFPDIPESEDLIHAYICALLKEVPYHGRLYITDTNACFYSSVLLKDTKVVIPISSIYIVKKQNTALLVPNALSIRTTEGEKFLFVSLRNRESCYQLLRSVCPQIEDGSTNSSPVFSSAETSFDKSKPVTSSQSSLDDSFDQFDGSESQSFQDQPLFRPHREAVPNGNGSTFNSLHMHQSDSSSSEELSVSGGSWVWNVTEKAKSLLVQREASTLNTLLFIYLILVVLLLLSSGYIGLRIVALEEQLTSLGALPEFTLQSGYHKDT